Proteins from a genomic interval of Nocardioides jishulii:
- a CDS encoding alpha-ketoacid dehydrogenase subunit beta — protein sequence MSAPAIEPVAPAAERTTERVTLAKALNAGLRRAMEDDDTVLVMGEDVGKLGGVFRITDGLQKDFGEDRVIDSPLAESGIVGTAVGLALRGYRPVVEIQFDGFVYPAYDQIVCQVAKMRYRSGGNLRMPMVIRIPYGGGIGAVEHHSESPEAQFAHTPGLKVVTCSNPVDGYWMLQQAIASDDPVIFLEPKRQYHADKVDLDVTATPDQLFASRVVRAGTDATLVAYGPQVKVAMAAAEAAANEGRSLEVIDLRTLSPLDLGPVFDSVRRTGRAVVTHEAHVNLGMGAEVAARISEECFYSLEAPVLRVGGYDTPYPASRIEEEFLPDLDRVLDAVDRSCAF from the coding sequence ATGAGCGCGCCCGCGATCGAGCCCGTGGCGCCGGCGGCGGAGCGTACGACCGAACGGGTCACGCTGGCGAAGGCGCTCAACGCCGGCCTGCGCCGCGCGATGGAGGACGACGACACGGTCCTGGTGATGGGGGAGGACGTCGGCAAGCTCGGTGGCGTCTTCCGGATCACCGACGGCCTGCAGAAGGACTTCGGTGAGGACCGGGTGATCGACTCGCCGCTCGCCGAGTCTGGCATCGTCGGCACCGCCGTCGGCCTGGCGCTGCGCGGCTACCGCCCGGTGGTGGAGATCCAGTTCGACGGGTTCGTCTACCCCGCCTACGACCAGATCGTCTGCCAGGTCGCCAAGATGCGCTACCGCTCGGGCGGCAACCTGCGGATGCCGATGGTCATCCGTATCCCCTACGGCGGGGGCATCGGCGCGGTCGAGCACCACTCGGAGTCGCCGGAGGCGCAGTTCGCCCACACCCCCGGTCTCAAGGTCGTCACCTGCTCCAACCCGGTCGACGGCTACTGGATGCTCCAGCAGGCGATCGCCAGCGACGACCCGGTGATCTTCCTCGAGCCGAAGCGGCAGTACCACGCCGACAAGGTCGACCTCGACGTCACTGCGACGCCCGACCAGCTCTTCGCCTCCCGCGTGGTGCGCGCCGGCACCGATGCCACGCTGGTGGCCTACGGGCCGCAGGTGAAGGTGGCGATGGCGGCCGCCGAGGCCGCGGCCAACGAGGGCCGCTCGCTGGAGGTCATCGACCTGCGTACGCTCTCGCCGCTCGACCTGGGGCCGGTCTTCGACTCCGTACGCCGCACCGGCCGCGCCGTCGTCACCCACGAGGCGCACGTCAACCTTGGTATGGGCGCGGAGGTCGCCGCCCGGATCTCCGAGGAGTGCTTCTACTCGCTGGAGGCGCCGGTGCTGCGCGTCGGCGGCTACGACACCCCCTACCCGGCCTCGCGGATCGAGGAGGAGTTCCTGCCCGACCTCGACCGGGTGCTGGACGCCGTCGACAGGAGTTGTGCTTTCTGA
- a CDS encoding LamG-like jellyroll fold domain-containing protein, whose protein sequence is MSSIKRALTLAIAASMVGTASSWVLVTGAEALEVAPGLHRAERSAVDKAAAEARLSGRPVELTSEHTETDTVRVNPDGTLTRSMAAEPVRARTVEGWKDIDLDLVVRDGRLESKVSAAPVSFSSGGRGALVELVAGSNDALVVDWPDALPSPVVDGATARYIDVFAGVDLLMTATPSGYSHVLEVKTPEAARQRELKEIPMGVTSEGSGSLKVRQGGFTLSDKFGREVLSSPDSLMWDSSGTDESRATPALQTQAVEQQPAEAAKQAPVEVKATGPDEITLVPDQEMLRSPDTEFPVYIDPPVSMAFNQAGRAMTFRQHPSLTSWNWSSETSQGGQGVGYQNFDGVSTKRLFWQFNLGTKLAGATVSSATFMAKEVWAASCAKKEINLYRTHAISSKTNWNNQPSAISLQDSKTVSFGREDCPADQAGDRVLNFNVKTAMQTVADKGTTTVTFQLRADENDPVAWKRFAPRPNDDGEVLSVSYSFPPGPPANLKLQNPTKTCSTGAQRPVIGNDAPDLVATTSDRDAGQGQKVKMSFELRKGLGGAGGTLLGSFTTTLVDPRNGKTYMYPQADVAARLPYSGGKIVSGTYSWRPKAIDDTGLATLGPWCEFTVDSTHPGTPEVSWSSEATWIYQGAAVPVTFGPGSSNDVVKYAYSWNAPAMPTSSGQQLVIANDLKCSTTTKKCTLPLALPKAGFSVLRVWSVDAAGNPTTAPATIPLESAGLVATAAYTFNDVSEPAAAGNNSVVDGQDLYLWGPVPRFRGVFQPEPQDEQAQEPRLEYALEFAQGGVGWTDNPMVGTADSFTVAAEVDPVNPVGAPDAELVSSSTMISQVAGAGYSYRLGVDTGCVRPDATTHPCYVFAVRNTAGQTFTARSVLTATDEPGMVHLAGVYRAADNDIALFVDGELAAEVELSGTLVQPTSTSDDLTLVGTVETGAGIYQYFAGYLDEVEAWTGAAGEAQAFLIAGRLRDFRSYSRPEVATP, encoded by the coding sequence TTGTCTTCCATCAAACGTGCGCTCACGCTCGCGATCGCAGCATCCATGGTCGGGACCGCCTCCTCGTGGGTTCTTGTCACCGGCGCCGAGGCGCTGGAGGTGGCGCCGGGCCTCCATCGAGCAGAACGCTCCGCAGTGGACAAGGCAGCGGCCGAGGCGCGCCTTTCCGGACGACCCGTCGAATTGACGTCGGAGCACACCGAGACGGACACAGTCCGCGTCAATCCCGACGGGACGTTGACCCGGTCGATGGCGGCGGAGCCTGTTCGGGCCCGCACGGTGGAAGGTTGGAAGGACATCGACCTCGACCTCGTGGTTCGCGACGGTCGTCTGGAGTCCAAGGTCAGCGCGGCGCCGGTGTCATTCTCGTCAGGCGGCCGCGGCGCCCTCGTGGAACTTGTCGCCGGAAGCAATGACGCTTTGGTGGTGGACTGGCCGGACGCTTTGCCCTCACCGGTTGTGGACGGGGCTACCGCGCGCTACATCGACGTTTTCGCGGGTGTCGACCTTCTCATGACGGCCACGCCGTCGGGCTACAGCCACGTGCTTGAGGTGAAGACGCCCGAGGCGGCTCGCCAGCGTGAGCTGAAGGAGATCCCGATGGGGGTTACTTCCGAGGGCTCCGGGAGCCTCAAGGTCCGCCAAGGTGGCTTCACCCTCAGCGACAAGTTCGGTCGCGAAGTTCTCAGCTCTCCGGACTCGCTGATGTGGGATTCCAGCGGCACTGATGAGTCCAGGGCCACGCCCGCGCTCCAGACGCAGGCAGTGGAGCAGCAGCCCGCTGAGGCAGCCAAACAGGCTCCTGTCGAGGTGAAGGCCACGGGTCCCGACGAGATCACACTGGTCCCTGACCAGGAGATGCTGCGCTCGCCGGACACCGAGTTTCCCGTCTACATCGACCCTCCAGTGTCGATGGCGTTCAACCAAGCCGGCAGGGCCATGACGTTCAGGCAGCACCCCTCGTTGACCTCTTGGAACTGGAGCAGCGAGACCAGTCAGGGTGGCCAGGGAGTCGGGTACCAGAACTTCGACGGCGTAAGCACCAAGCGCCTCTTCTGGCAGTTCAACCTCGGCACCAAGCTTGCCGGCGCGACGGTGTCATCTGCGACCTTCATGGCCAAGGAGGTCTGGGCGGCTTCGTGCGCCAAGAAGGAGATCAACCTCTACCGCACCCACGCGATCAGCTCGAAAACGAACTGGAACAACCAGCCCTCGGCGATCTCCCTGCAGGACTCCAAGACCGTGTCGTTTGGCCGTGAGGACTGCCCTGCGGACCAAGCAGGAGACCGCGTTCTCAACTTCAATGTCAAGACTGCCATGCAGACTGTGGCCGACAAGGGCACGACGACCGTGACCTTCCAGCTACGTGCCGACGAGAACGACCCGGTTGCGTGGAAGCGATTCGCCCCGAGGCCCAACGACGACGGCGAGGTGCTGAGCGTCTCGTATTCGTTCCCGCCCGGTCCCCCCGCCAACCTCAAGCTCCAGAACCCCACCAAGACCTGCAGCACCGGCGCCCAGCGCCCTGTGATCGGGAACGACGCGCCCGACCTGGTGGCCACCACATCCGACCGCGACGCGGGCCAGGGCCAGAAGGTGAAGATGTCCTTCGAGCTGCGCAAGGGCCTTGGTGGCGCGGGCGGGACTTTGCTCGGAAGCTTCACCACGACCTTGGTTGACCCGAGGAATGGCAAGACGTACATGTACCCGCAGGCAGACGTCGCGGCGAGGCTGCCCTACAGCGGCGGCAAGATTGTCTCGGGTACCTACAGCTGGCGTCCCAAGGCGATCGACGACACTGGGTTGGCGACCTTGGGGCCGTGGTGTGAGTTCACGGTCGACTCCACCCATCCCGGCACACCTGAGGTCAGCTGGTCCAGCGAAGCCACGTGGATCTATCAAGGAGCGGCTGTTCCCGTGACGTTTGGCCCGGGATCCTCCAACGACGTGGTGAAGTACGCCTACTCGTGGAACGCACCCGCCATGCCGACCAGCTCTGGGCAGCAGCTCGTCATCGCCAACGACCTCAAGTGCTCCACGACAACGAAGAAGTGCACGCTGCCTTTGGCCCTGCCCAAGGCCGGGTTCTCCGTGTTGCGGGTGTGGTCGGTGGACGCGGCGGGGAACCCGACGACGGCCCCAGCCACGATTCCGCTTGAGAGCGCGGGTCTGGTGGCCACAGCTGCGTACACCTTCAACGACGTCTCCGAACCAGCGGCAGCGGGTAACAACTCGGTCGTCGATGGTCAGGACCTGTACCTCTGGGGTCCGGTCCCCCGCTTCCGTGGTGTGTTCCAGCCGGAGCCCCAGGATGAGCAGGCGCAAGAACCCAGGCTCGAGTACGCCCTTGAATTCGCCCAAGGCGGAGTGGGCTGGACGGACAATCCGATGGTCGGGACGGCTGATAGCTTCACTGTGGCCGCCGAGGTGGATCCGGTCAACCCCGTGGGCGCTCCGGACGCCGAGCTCGTGTCTTCGTCGACGATGATCAGCCAAGTTGCTGGAGCCGGTTATTCCTACAGGCTCGGTGTCGACACAGGCTGTGTCCGGCCCGACGCCACGACCCATCCGTGCTACGTGTTCGCCGTCCGCAACACCGCGGGTCAGACGTTCACGGCGAGGTCCGTGCTCACCGCAACGGACGAGCCCGGCATGGTGC
- the pdhA gene encoding pyruvate dehydrogenase (acetyl-transferring) E1 component subunit alpha has translation MSQHDPVVGADRTTDPDPAGEGPERVATTQAFEEVFGPARDSEPELVQLLTPEGERQHHPLFDQDFDADTLRGFYRDMVLVRRLDTEATALQRHGELGLWAQLLGQEAAQIGAGRALRAQDHVFPTYREHGVAWCKGVDPLRLLAIFRGVDQGAWDPEAHHFGLYTIVIGAQTLHAVGYGMGMQRDGVVGTGDPDRDAAVIAHFGDGASSQGDVNEAFIFAASYNAPVVFFCQNNQWAISEPIERQSRIPLYQRANGFGFPGVRVDGNDVLATYAVTRAALQRAREGQGPTFVEAYTYRMGAHTTTDDPTRYRLNDDVERWKLRDPIKRLEVYLRRNGLVDDAWLADLTAEADEFGRTLREGCKSMPDPAPASMFDHVYAEETDELRAEREGFAAYHASFEAGVS, from the coding sequence ATGTCCCAGCACGACCCCGTAGTCGGCGCAGACCGTACGACGGATCCGGACCCCGCAGGGGAGGGTCCGGAGCGCGTCGCCACGACGCAGGCGTTCGAGGAGGTCTTCGGGCCGGCCCGCGACAGCGAGCCCGAGCTGGTCCAGCTCCTCACGCCCGAGGGCGAGCGCCAGCACCACCCGCTCTTCGACCAGGACTTCGACGCCGACACCCTGCGCGGCTTCTACCGCGACATGGTGCTCGTACGACGCCTCGACACCGAGGCCACGGCCCTGCAGCGCCACGGTGAGCTCGGCCTGTGGGCCCAGCTGCTCGGCCAGGAGGCGGCGCAGATCGGCGCGGGACGCGCGCTGCGCGCCCAGGACCACGTCTTCCCGACCTACCGCGAGCACGGCGTCGCCTGGTGCAAGGGCGTCGACCCGCTGCGGCTGCTCGCGATCTTCCGTGGCGTCGACCAGGGCGCGTGGGACCCCGAGGCCCACCACTTCGGCCTCTACACGATCGTCATCGGCGCTCAGACGCTGCACGCGGTGGGCTACGGCATGGGCATGCAGCGCGACGGCGTCGTCGGCACCGGCGACCCCGACCGCGACGCGGCGGTGATCGCCCACTTCGGCGACGGCGCCTCCAGCCAGGGCGACGTCAACGAGGCCTTCATCTTCGCCGCCTCCTACAACGCCCCCGTGGTCTTCTTCTGCCAGAACAACCAGTGGGCGATCTCCGAGCCCATCGAGCGCCAGTCGCGGATCCCGCTCTACCAGCGCGCCAACGGCTTCGGCTTCCCCGGCGTCCGAGTCGACGGCAACGACGTGCTCGCGACGTACGCCGTCACCCGCGCCGCCCTGCAGCGGGCGCGCGAGGGGCAGGGCCCGACGTTCGTGGAGGCGTACACGTATCGGATGGGGGCCCACACCACCACCGACGACCCGACCCGCTACCGGCTCAACGACGACGTGGAGCGGTGGAAGCTGCGCGACCCGATCAAGCGTCTCGAGGTCTACCTGCGCCGCAACGGCCTCGTCGACGACGCCTGGCTGGCCGACCTCACCGCGGAGGCCGACGAGTTCGGCCGCACCCTGCGCGAGGGCTGCAAGTCGATGCCCGACCCGGCTCCCGCGTCGATGTTCGACCACGTCTACGCCGAGGAGACCGACGAGCTGCGCGCCGAGCGCGAGGGCTTCGCGGCCTACCACGCGTCCTTCGAGGCAGGTGTGTCATGA
- a CDS encoding dihydrolipoamide acetyltransferase family protein, whose amino-acid sequence MPEFLLPDVGEGLTEAEIVEWKVAVGDVVEINQLIVDIETAKSIVELPSPFEGTVLALLVQVGDTVPVGEPIISIGDPAALAEAPAGAPVESPLAKETPSEMEIDLSNPAASGGSEGESLVGRNKAERGPVRRPRTGSASPSTLAGAATQMQVQGAFAPGGAQSQEVVSADEPVVPAPPTSEPPTAEPSTSPRKEFPARPSGAPRKEFPSRPLAAPATRHLAREHGVDLASVTATGRDGVVTRDDVLGAVGAPSTPSRVSTDPRERREPVKGVRKMMAQAMSASAFTAPHVTEWITVDVTRSLRYVDRLRQRPEYADVKVTPLLLLARACMLAMKRTPEINSTFDDAAGEVVFKDYVHLGVAAATPRGLVVPNVKDAHQMRMLDLARALNQLTATARDGRTQPAEMAGGTFTITNVGVFGVDAGTPIINPGESAILCFGAINKRPWVDEETEELVVRDVTTLALSFDHRHVDGAAGSQFLADVASIMRDPANALQF is encoded by the coding sequence ATGCCTGAGTTCTTGCTGCCCGACGTGGGCGAGGGCCTCACCGAGGCCGAGATCGTGGAGTGGAAGGTCGCCGTCGGCGACGTCGTCGAGATCAACCAGCTCATCGTCGACATCGAGACCGCGAAGTCGATCGTGGAGCTGCCGTCGCCCTTCGAGGGCACGGTGCTGGCGCTGCTCGTCCAGGTGGGCGACACCGTGCCGGTGGGGGAGCCGATCATCTCGATCGGAGACCCGGCTGCGCTGGCGGAGGCGCCTGCGGGTGCGCCGGTGGAGTCCCCGCTGGCGAAGGAAACTCCTTCGGAGATGGAGATCGACCTCTCCAACCCCGCCGCGAGCGGTGGGTCGGAGGGCGAGTCGCTGGTCGGTCGCAACAAGGCCGAGCGTGGCCCCGTACGCCGCCCGCGCACCGGCTCTGCCTCCCCGTCGACGCTGGCCGGGGCTGCGACGCAGATGCAGGTGCAAGGTGCCTTCGCGCCGGGTGGCGCGCAGAGCCAGGAGGTGGTCAGCGCCGACGAGCCCGTCGTACCGGCGCCTCCGACCTCGGAGCCGCCGACTGCGGAGCCTTCGACCTCGCCTCGGAAGGAGTTTCCTGCCCGGCCGTCGGGCGCGCCCCGGAAGGAGTTTCCTTCCCGGCCGTTGGCAGCCCCCGCCACCCGCCACCTCGCCCGTGAGCACGGCGTCGACCTGGCCTCGGTGACGGCGACCGGTCGTGACGGCGTGGTGACCCGCGACGACGTCCTCGGTGCGGTGGGTGCGCCGTCGACGCCGAGCCGCGTCAGTACCGACCCGCGCGAGCGCCGTGAGCCGGTCAAGGGCGTGCGCAAGATGATGGCGCAGGCCATGAGCGCCTCCGCCTTCACGGCGCCCCACGTGACGGAGTGGATCACTGTCGACGTCACGCGGAGCCTGCGCTACGTCGATCGGCTGCGGCAGCGCCCGGAGTACGCGGACGTCAAGGTGACGCCGCTGCTGCTCCTGGCTCGGGCCTGCATGCTCGCGATGAAGCGGACGCCGGAGATCAACTCGACCTTCGACGACGCGGCCGGTGAGGTGGTCTTCAAGGACTACGTCCACCTCGGCGTCGCCGCCGCCACCCCGCGCGGACTGGTCGTGCCCAACGTCAAGGACGCCCACCAGATGCGGATGCTCGACCTGGCCCGCGCACTCAACCAGCTGACCGCGACGGCGAGGGACGGGCGTACGCAGCCTGCCGAGATGGCCGGGGGCACGTTCACCATCACCAACGTCGGCGTCTTCGGCGTCGACGCGGGCACGCCGATCATCAACCCCGGTGAGTCGGCGATCCTCTGCTTCGGCGCGATCAACAAGCGGCCGTGGGTCGACGAGGAGACCGAGGAGCTGGTGGTGCGCGACGTGACCACGTTGGCCTTGTCCTTCGACCACCGTCACGTCGACGGGGCAGCGGGATCGCAATTCCTGGCCGACGTGGCCTCGATCATGCGGGACCCGGCCAACGCGCTGCAGTTCTGA
- a CDS encoding cation diffusion facilitator family transporter encodes MAGAHDHGGGGHGHGIGAHAGARHRWRLAVALGVIGTFFVVELVAGLVADSLALLSDAGHMAADVLALGAALAATRIATRPDSTGRRTFGSYRAEVFAAGLTVLLMVSVAVFILNEARLRIGEDVEVASGPMLAVGALGLVANLVALFLLRGGAGESINVKGAYLEVLADTLGSVGVIAAGLLVMWTGNPVWDTVVALAIAAFVVVRAVLLGREVVQVLGQHAPAGIVPAEVEAALAEVPGVSEVHDLHVWCLTSGMNVATAHLVAAPGETDAVLSAAAQVLRERFQMEHATLQVESTSHECHTTDW; translated from the coding sequence ATGGCAGGTGCACATGACCACGGGGGCGGAGGGCACGGCCACGGGATCGGCGCGCACGCCGGTGCGCGGCACCGGTGGCGGCTGGCGGTCGCGCTCGGGGTGATCGGCACCTTCTTCGTCGTCGAGCTGGTCGCGGGCCTGGTCGCCGACTCTCTGGCCCTGCTCTCCGACGCGGGCCACATGGCGGCCGACGTGCTCGCGCTCGGCGCCGCCCTGGCGGCCACCCGGATCGCGACGCGGCCCGACTCCACCGGCCGCCGGACGTTCGGCTCCTACCGCGCCGAGGTCTTCGCCGCCGGCCTGACGGTGCTGCTGATGGTGAGCGTGGCGGTCTTCATCCTCAACGAGGCGCGGCTGCGCATCGGCGAGGACGTCGAGGTGGCGAGCGGGCCCATGCTGGCGGTCGGCGCCCTCGGCCTGGTCGCCAACCTGGTGGCGCTGTTCCTGCTGCGCGGCGGCGCCGGCGAGTCGATCAACGTCAAGGGCGCCTACCTCGAGGTGCTGGCCGACACCCTCGGCTCGGTCGGCGTCATCGCCGCCGGACTCCTCGTCATGTGGACCGGCAACCCCGTCTGGGACACCGTCGTCGCGCTGGCCATCGCCGCCTTCGTCGTCGTCCGCGCGGTGCTGCTGGGCCGCGAGGTCGTCCAGGTGCTCGGCCAGCACGCGCCGGCCGGGATCGTGCCCGCCGAGGTCGAGGCCGCGCTGGCGGAGGTCCCCGGCGTCAGCGAGGTGCACGACCTGCACGTGTGGTGCCTGACCTCGGGCATGAACGTCGCCACCGCCCACCTGGTCGCCGCGCCCGGCGAGACGGACGCCGTGCTGTCCGCCGCCGCGCAGGTGCTGCGCGAGCGCTTCCAGATGGAGCACGCCACCCTGCAGGTGGAGAGCACCAGTCACGAGTGCCACACCACCGACTGGTGA